A DNA window from Aminiphilus circumscriptus DSM 16581 contains the following coding sequences:
- the xseA gene encoding exodeoxyribonuclease VII large subunit — protein MREFQKTFLTVSEVNARVEGLLGADSLLQNCVVRGEILELKRHTSGHVYFTVGDAGSRLAAVLFRGDAVHVPQWPQVGDDVLVEGRIGVYAARGTYQLYARRLVPAGSGAQARAKAELQERLAREGLFDPRHKRPLPPWPMRVALVTSPTGAAVRDVLKVSRKRFPACAILVVPAVVQGFEAPESVARALGIAGSSFGVEAVLLVRGGGSRDDLAAFDDERIIRALRSCPVPVVTGVGHEVDQSLADLAADAACPTPSAAAERVFPDRHALLAQLALQRRHLYRSAERRIGSREQHLAQLRHRMTVAIFRGPLAEAETRIARTFQELYGRISQGIMRAEARLGGLAAALDVLSPLSVLSRGFISCEDEGGHPVVSGAALRRGDGVRLCFADGKIGAEVTEEMTLHAPEPGKE, from the coding sequence ATGAGGGAGTTCCAGAAGACATTTCTCACGGTGAGTGAGGTCAACGCCCGGGTCGAGGGACTGCTCGGGGCGGACTCCCTTCTGCAGAACTGCGTCGTCCGCGGCGAAATCCTGGAACTCAAGCGGCACACCAGCGGACACGTCTATTTCACCGTGGGCGACGCGGGAAGCCGCCTCGCTGCGGTGCTCTTCCGGGGCGACGCCGTGCATGTGCCCCAGTGGCCTCAGGTGGGGGACGACGTCCTCGTGGAGGGGCGCATCGGCGTTTACGCCGCACGCGGCACCTATCAGCTCTATGCCCGCCGCCTCGTCCCCGCGGGCTCGGGCGCCCAGGCCCGGGCCAAGGCGGAGCTGCAGGAACGCCTTGCTCGGGAAGGCCTCTTCGATCCGCGCCATAAACGTCCTCTGCCGCCCTGGCCGATGCGGGTGGCCCTGGTGACATCCCCCACGGGGGCGGCGGTCCGGGACGTTCTCAAGGTCTCTCGGAAGCGTTTTCCCGCCTGCGCCATTCTGGTTGTTCCCGCGGTCGTCCAGGGGTTCGAGGCTCCGGAGAGCGTCGCTCGTGCCCTCGGCATCGCCGGAAGCTCCTTCGGCGTGGAGGCGGTACTCCTCGTCCGTGGAGGCGGCTCGCGGGACGATCTCGCCGCCTTCGACGACGAGCGGATCATCCGGGCCCTCCGTTCCTGTCCCGTTCCCGTGGTGACCGGCGTGGGACACGAGGTGGACCAATCCCTGGCGGATCTTGCGGCGGATGCGGCTTGCCCGACCCCCTCGGCGGCGGCGGAGCGGGTGTTTCCCGACAGACACGCCCTGCTCGCTCAGCTCGCGCTCCAGCGGCGCCACCTGTACCGCAGCGCGGAACGCCGGATCGGGAGCCGGGAGCAGCATCTGGCCCAGCTCCGGCACCGCATGACCGTGGCGATTTTCCGAGGGCCTCTCGCGGAGGCGGAGACTCGGATCGCCCGGACCTTCCAGGAGCTTTATGGGCGGATATCCCAGGGAATCATGCGTGCCGAGGCCCGCCTTGGCGGGCTTGCTGCCGCGCTGGATGTCCTTTCCCCCCTGAGCGTGCTGTCCCGGGGCTTCATCTCCTGCGAGGACGAAGGCGGGCATCCCGTCGTCTCCGGCGCAGCGCTGCGCCGGGGGGATGGAGTGCGCCTCTGTTTCGCCGACGGAAAAATCGGCGCGGAGGTCACGGAGGAAATGACACTCCACGCGCCCGAACCGGGGAAGGAGTGA
- a CDS encoding amidohydrolase has translation MGLLLRHVVVLDGESERARFADVAVEGGRIAAVLPAGKGTGENVVECYGKTAIIPGLVNAHTHAVMVLLRGLGEEKPLMDWLQKSIWPVEARLRREHFAWGTKQALLEMVSGGVTCFGDMYFEMEQTAQAALDAGVRAGLCRGIISAGEEGIGDRLENACDLVRNWHGREGLISVQLGPHAPYTLSPEQLRVVTDAARELGVGVHIHWLETEWEKGYILEQLKRDPVDLLEETGILDAPFAVLAHGVWFDPEALPRIARNNLTVVHNPSSNLKLGSGIAPVPEMLRAGVHVALGTDGAASNNRLDVWGEMRMTALLHKGCRRDCTAIPARDVLRMATLEGARALGFSDVGLIREGWQADLVLVDLDAPHYVGWNEGNLVQYLVYAGSAMDVTGTMVAGKWVYQNGCFPTLDAEEILAASRSARRELLEI, from the coding sequence ATGGGTCTGTTGCTGCGTCACGTGGTTGTTCTCGATGGTGAAAGCGAGAGAGCCCGTTTCGCCGACGTGGCCGTCGAGGGCGGCCGTATCGCGGCGGTCCTTCCTGCGGGGAAGGGGACAGGAGAGAACGTGGTGGAATGCTACGGAAAGACCGCGATCATCCCCGGCCTGGTGAATGCCCATACCCACGCGGTGATGGTGCTCCTGCGCGGCCTTGGCGAGGAAAAGCCCCTTATGGACTGGCTGCAGAAATCCATCTGGCCCGTGGAGGCCAGGCTCCGTCGGGAGCACTTTGCCTGGGGGACGAAACAGGCGCTTCTCGAAATGGTTTCCGGAGGTGTCACTTGCTTCGGAGACATGTACTTCGAGATGGAACAGACCGCCCAGGCGGCCCTCGATGCGGGAGTCCGAGCGGGGCTCTGCCGGGGCATCATCTCCGCCGGGGAGGAAGGCATCGGAGATCGCCTGGAGAACGCCTGTGATCTCGTCCGGAACTGGCACGGCAGGGAAGGGCTCATCTCCGTTCAGCTCGGCCCCCACGCGCCTTACACGCTCTCTCCGGAACAGCTCCGGGTCGTCACCGACGCCGCCCGGGAACTCGGGGTGGGCGTGCACATCCACTGGCTTGAAACGGAATGGGAAAAGGGATACATTCTTGAGCAACTGAAACGGGATCCCGTGGACTTGCTGGAGGAGACGGGCATCCTCGACGCTCCCTTCGCGGTCCTCGCCCACGGCGTGTGGTTCGACCCCGAGGCGCTTCCCCGCATCGCCCGGAACAATCTCACGGTGGTGCACAACCCTTCGAGCAACCTCAAGTTGGGCAGCGGCATCGCCCCCGTTCCGGAGATGCTCCGGGCGGGCGTCCACGTGGCCCTCGGGACGGACGGCGCGGCGAGCAACAACCGTCTCGACGTGTGGGGAGAGATGCGCATGACGGCGCTCCTCCACAAGGGATGTCGGCGAGACTGCACGGCCATTCCCGCCCGGGACGTGCTCCGCATGGCCACCCTTGAAGGAGCCCGGGCCCTCGGCTTCAGCGACGTGGGACTCATCCGGGAGGGGTGGCAGGCGGATCTGGTGCTGGTGGATCTGGACGCACCCCACTACGTGGGATGGAACGAGGGCAACCTCGTCCAGTATCTCGTCTACGCGGGAAGCGCCATGGATGTGACGGGCACCATGGTGGCGGGGAAATGGGTCTACCAGAACGGCTGTTTCCCCACCCTGGACGCGGAGGAAATCCTCGCGGCCTCGCGGAGCGCCCGGCGGGAACTGCTTGAGATTTAA
- the mtnA gene encoding S-methyl-5-thioribose-1-phosphate isomerase, with translation MLPETLQWRDDALVLLDQRVLPGDVRYLVCRDVETVAVAIETLAVRGAPAIGIAAAYGMVLAARVGGRNALASAEERLARTRPTAVNLFWALERMLAKSRSVGDATLAEGLLDEAVRIHEEDVAMNRAMGANGATLLPQRCAVLTHCNAGALATGGYGTALGVVRAAIRMGKDVRVYADETRPVLQGARLTAWELREEAIPVTLICDGMAGALMASGRVDAVIVGADRIAANGDVANKIGTYGVAVLARHHGIPFYVAAPTSTFDPSLPHGAAIPIEERNGEEVRSFGGVRTAPEGIPVWNPAFDVTPGALITAIISEESVTFPPYRFGAAEKDVGKL, from the coding sequence ATGTTACCCGAGACGCTGCAATGGAGAGACGATGCCCTGGTCCTCCTCGACCAACGGGTGCTTCCTGGAGACGTGCGCTATCTCGTCTGCCGCGACGTGGAGACCGTGGCTGTCGCCATCGAGACGCTCGCCGTGCGGGGCGCGCCCGCCATCGGCATCGCCGCGGCCTACGGTATGGTTCTCGCCGCCCGTGTGGGAGGACGGAATGCCCTCGCCAGCGCGGAGGAACGCCTTGCCAGGACTCGCCCCACCGCAGTGAACCTCTTCTGGGCGCTGGAGCGCATGCTCGCAAAGAGCCGCTCCGTGGGCGACGCGACTCTCGCGGAAGGCCTGCTCGACGAGGCAGTGCGGATCCACGAGGAGGACGTCGCCATGAATCGCGCCATGGGGGCGAACGGAGCGACCCTGCTTCCGCAGCGGTGCGCCGTTCTCACCCATTGCAACGCCGGTGCTCTGGCGACGGGAGGATACGGCACGGCCCTAGGGGTTGTCCGCGCTGCCATCCGGATGGGAAAGGACGTGCGGGTCTACGCGGATGAAACCCGCCCGGTGCTCCAGGGTGCGCGCCTCACCGCCTGGGAACTCCGGGAGGAGGCCATCCCCGTGACGCTCATCTGTGACGGCATGGCGGGAGCGCTTATGGCCTCGGGGCGGGTGGACGCAGTGATCGTGGGAGCGGACCGCATCGCTGCCAACGGCGATGTGGCGAACAAGATCGGAACCTACGGCGTGGCTGTCCTGGCCCGTCACCACGGCATTCCCTTTTACGTTGCGGCTCCGACGAGCACCTTCGACCCATCTCTGCCGCACGGTGCGGCCATCCCCATCGAGGAGCGAAACGGCGAGGAAGTTCGTTCCTTCGGTGGCGTGCGCACAGCCCCCGAGGGCATTCCCGTGTGGAACCCAGCCTTCGACGTCACCCCAGGGGCGCTTATCACGGCCATCATCAGCGAGGAGTCCGTGACGTTTCCTCCCTATCGTTTCGGGGCGGCGGAAAAGGACGTAGGAAAGCTCTGA
- the efp gene encoding elongation factor P: MAQVVDTSDFYNGLKFKWQDSVWEVLDFQHHKMGRGGATVKTKVKNLFTGSIVETSFRSGERFERIIFDEKPAQYLYQEGDGYVFMDLDSYDQISLSKAILGDAVLFLKDNLDVNLEMYEGKVMTIELPKSVELKVVRTDPGFKGDTVSGSGKPAILETGLTISVPMFINEGEVVVVDTRTSQYIERAKK; encoded by the coding sequence ATGGCGCAGGTAGTCGATACCAGTGATTTTTACAACGGGTTGAAGTTCAAGTGGCAGGACAGCGTGTGGGAAGTGCTCGATTTTCAGCATCACAAGATGGGGCGGGGCGGGGCGACGGTGAAGACCAAGGTGAAGAACCTCTTCACGGGATCCATCGTGGAGACGTCCTTTCGTTCCGGCGAGCGGTTCGAGCGGATCATCTTCGACGAGAAACCCGCCCAGTATCTGTACCAGGAGGGAGACGGCTACGTCTTCATGGATCTGGACAGCTACGATCAGATTTCCCTGTCGAAGGCAATTCTGGGAGATGCGGTGCTCTTCCTCAAGGACAACCTGGACGTGAACCTGGAGATGTACGAGGGGAAGGTCATGACCATCGAACTCCCGAAGTCGGTGGAACTCAAGGTGGTGCGGACGGACCCGGGCTTCAAGGGGGACACCGTGTCGGGGAGCGGTAAGCCCGCGATCCTCGAGACGGGACTTACCATCAGCGTGCCCATGTTCATCAACGAGGGAGAGGTCGTCGTCGTCGATACCCGGACGAGTCAGTACATCGAACGGGCCAAAAAGTAG
- a CDS encoding fibronectin type III domain-containing protein — MRTARNVLCVFFFALLCTFGVWAVATAAEITFTPVSPTNNQTDFPVTGSLRWSIAVTSGDEEIPSDAFTYEVFLGATSQTMTRRAGPGYTATLYTPGDLQVGRTYYWYVRATNGEVTATSDVWAFTTVAEGYPSAPHSPDPADGATEVAGDISLRWSPSEGAGSEGVTYTVYFGTTSQNMTVPSDGAEITVPHLTPPQPLKGKTLYFWRVEATNERGNTTSSVVWSFRTMEIDESLSSGGCVLGGASPWTILPLLAGLSLAARFRRRRGGN; from the coding sequence GTGAGAACAGCACGGAATGTCCTTTGCGTTTTTTTCTTCGCACTCCTTTGTACTTTCGGCGTCTGGGCCGTTGCCACGGCGGCGGAGATCACCTTCACGCCGGTGAGCCCCACGAACAACCAGACGGATTTTCCCGTCACGGGAAGTCTTCGTTGGTCCATCGCCGTCACAAGCGGCGATGAGGAGATCCCCTCGGATGCATTCACCTACGAAGTCTTCCTGGGGGCCACGAGTCAGACGATGACGCGCCGGGCGGGTCCCGGATATACGGCCACGCTCTACACTCCAGGGGATCTTCAGGTGGGGAGAACCTACTACTGGTATGTCCGGGCGACAAACGGCGAGGTGACGGCCACCTCCGACGTGTGGGCCTTTACGACCGTCGCCGAGGGCTATCCCAGCGCACCCCATTCTCCCGACCCCGCCGACGGCGCCACGGAGGTGGCGGGGGACATCTCGCTCCGCTGGAGCCCTAGCGAGGGAGCGGGGAGCGAGGGCGTCACCTACACGGTGTACTTCGGAACCACCTCGCAGAACATGACCGTTCCCTCGGACGGAGCGGAGATCACCGTTCCGCATCTCACGCCGCCCCAGCCGCTGAAGGGGAAAACTCTCTACTTCTGGCGGGTGGAGGCGACGAACGAGCGGGGGAACACCACTTCTTCGGTGGTTTGGTCCTTCCGGACGATGGAGATCGACGAGTCCCTGAGCAGCGGAGGATGCGTTCTGGGCGGCGCGTCTCCCTGGACGATCCTGCCGCTTCTGGCGGGACTTTCTCTGGCCGCCCGTTTCCGGAGGCGCCGTGGCGGGAACTGA
- a CDS encoding Asp23/Gls24 family envelope stress response protein — protein MEQKDREHFDLEEDAVQEDEMQEDVAPEEFRPQADGEVRISEEVILQLATQALKNVHGVKPAGAGPLASLGLGRKTTNGIRIAVEEGMPPRILVDAYISVKYGMRIPDVAWDVQESVKGHLETYTGYHVKSVNVYVQNIYLNEAEPESPPSPPVSQGHGGPQADTTPQTPGFVVSGDPHRPEEEPEKDQENS, from the coding sequence GTGGAGCAGAAAGACCGGGAGCACTTCGATCTCGAAGAGGACGCTGTTCAGGAGGACGAGATGCAGGAGGATGTCGCACCCGAGGAGTTCCGTCCTCAGGCCGACGGTGAGGTTCGTATCTCGGAGGAAGTGATTCTGCAGTTGGCGACCCAGGCCCTTAAGAATGTCCATGGGGTCAAACCCGCCGGAGCGGGGCCACTGGCTTCTCTCGGACTGGGACGGAAGACCACGAACGGCATCCGCATCGCCGTCGAGGAGGGCATGCCTCCGCGTATTCTCGTGGACGCCTACATTTCCGTGAAGTACGGCATGCGCATACCCGATGTTGCCTGGGACGTTCAGGAGTCCGTCAAGGGCCATCTCGAGACCTACACGGGCTATCACGTCAAATCCGTCAACGTCTACGTGCAGAACATCTATCTCAACGAAGCCGAACCGGAGTCGCCGCCATCGCCTCCCGTTTCCCAGGGGCACGGCGGACCGCAGGCAGACACGACGCCCCAGACGCCGGGTTTCGTCGTGTCGGGAGATCCCCATCGCCCCGAGGAGGAGCCGGAGAAAGATCAGGAAAACTCCTGA
- the ruvX gene encoding Holliday junction resolvase RuvX: MKRILALDVGTVRIGVAVSDPLGSFAQGIAVFAAGGDWLTELDKTVAAYGVQVIVLGLPVRTTGEEGPEAKRIHTLAKKLRRRYPDLEIATWDERFTTVTASQVLLEADVSREKRKGHVDKIAATVLLQGYLDRLRERGGAP, from the coding sequence ATGAAACGCATTCTCGCACTCGATGTCGGGACCGTCCGTATCGGAGTTGCCGTGAGCGACCCCCTGGGCAGCTTTGCCCAGGGGATCGCCGTCTTCGCCGCGGGGGGGGACTGGCTCACCGAACTCGACAAGACCGTGGCGGCCTATGGGGTGCAGGTCATCGTCCTGGGGCTTCCTGTGCGCACCACCGGCGAGGAAGGTCCCGAGGCGAAGCGGATTCACACTCTGGCAAAGAAGCTGCGCCGCCGCTATCCCGACTTGGAGATCGCCACCTGGGACGAGCGCTTCACCACTGTGACGGCCTCTCAGGTGCTGCTGGAGGCGGACGTCTCCCGGGAGAAGCGGAAGGGGCATGTGGACAAGATCGCCGCGACGGTGCTGCTGCAGGGGTATCTGGACCGGCTCCGGGAGCGCGGGGGTGCCCCATGA
- the alaS gene encoding alanine--tRNA ligase, with the protein MQWRKGRDLRELFLAYFEEKNSVRYPSFSLIPEDPTILFTIAGMVPFKPFFLGIRRPEVLRATTSQKCIRTNDIDNVGRTARHHTFFEMLGNFSFGDYFKKEIIPWSWEFLTERVGLDPNRLYATIYLDDDEAFHFWHTSVGLSKDRIVRLGEDDNFWAVGPVGPCGPCSEIIYDQGPEFSCGRPDCAVGCSCDRYLEIWNLVFMQFNRNEAGELIPLPKQNIDTGMGLERLSSVVQRVKSDFETDLFKPLIDKACAISGTSYGATPRGDLAVRVISDHVRALAFMIADGILPANEGRGYVLRRLLRRAVRFGRLLGVDRPFLLDLLPTVMELMADPYGELLANRATIESVISLEEQKFGRTLEQGSILLETEVRSRKARGETALPGGVAFELYDTYGFPFELTQEICSEQGVSVDEGEFREEMRKQKERARAASKQLASTLSGTLYTELSETLGSTVFDGYDRTEATSEVKALVIEGAAVTSVEEGDVVEVVLARTPFYGERGGQVGDRGVLEGPSGRIVVEDTVIAAGTLTVHRGRVVSGTVSVGDSVTARIDVERRTAIRRHHTATHLLHEALIRVLGEHVRQAGSLVSPELLRFDFTHFAPVTLRELERVERIVNAQILENEDLRVAHTTLDEAKKQGAKALFDEKYGEEVRVISIPGFSTELCGGVHVDATGDIGFFKILREEGIGAGVRRITAVAGMPAVEQALDTARVVSELELRLGGDPDQFVAKVEALQDEVKHLQKALAEERLRVHLARVESLVAARRDVAGISVVTGLFRNVDDQLLRSVGDRIKAALSPVLVVFAGVTEEKVLFVAMADDAAVQKGVHAGNVVRDISRIAGGGGGGRAQTAQAGGKDPAKAEEALAAVQAVVEKLVSGK; encoded by the coding sequence ATGCAGTGGAGAAAGGGACGAGACTTGCGCGAACTGTTCCTCGCCTATTTCGAGGAGAAGAATTCCGTGCGCTACCCGAGCTTTTCCCTCATTCCCGAGGATCCGACGATCCTCTTCACCATCGCGGGAATGGTTCCGTTCAAGCCCTTTTTCCTGGGCATACGACGACCGGAGGTGCTCCGGGCCACCACGAGCCAGAAATGCATCCGTACCAACGACATCGACAATGTGGGGCGCACGGCGCGGCACCACACCTTCTTCGAGATGCTCGGCAACTTCAGCTTTGGAGACTACTTCAAGAAGGAGATCATCCCCTGGTCGTGGGAGTTTCTCACCGAGCGGGTCGGGCTCGATCCGAACCGCCTTTACGCCACGATCTACCTGGACGATGACGAGGCCTTCCATTTCTGGCATACCTCGGTGGGACTCTCCAAGGACCGGATCGTCCGCCTCGGCGAGGATGACAACTTTTGGGCCGTGGGTCCCGTGGGTCCCTGTGGTCCCTGCTCGGAAATCATCTACGACCAGGGACCGGAGTTCTCCTGCGGTAGGCCGGATTGCGCCGTGGGATGCAGCTGTGACCGCTATCTGGAGATCTGGAACCTCGTCTTCATGCAGTTCAACCGGAACGAGGCGGGAGAGCTGATCCCCCTGCCGAAGCAGAACATTGACACGGGAATGGGGCTGGAGCGCCTCTCCTCGGTGGTGCAGCGGGTGAAGAGCGATTTCGAGACCGACCTGTTCAAACCCCTCATCGACAAGGCCTGCGCCATCTCGGGAACGTCCTACGGCGCCACTCCCCGGGGCGATCTTGCCGTGCGGGTCATCTCCGACCATGTGCGCGCCCTCGCCTTCATGATCGCCGACGGCATCCTTCCCGCCAACGAGGGACGGGGGTACGTGCTCCGGCGTCTTCTCCGGCGGGCGGTGCGCTTCGGACGTCTCCTCGGCGTAGATCGACCCTTCCTGCTTGATCTGCTGCCCACGGTGATGGAACTCATGGCCGATCCCTACGGGGAGCTTTTGGCGAACCGGGCCACCATCGAGTCGGTGATCTCCCTGGAGGAACAGAAGTTCGGTCGCACCCTGGAACAGGGAAGTATTCTCCTCGAGACGGAGGTTCGCTCCAGGAAGGCCCGGGGCGAGACGGCCCTGCCGGGCGGAGTGGCCTTCGAGCTGTACGATACCTACGGCTTTCCCTTCGAACTCACCCAGGAGATTTGCTCCGAACAGGGCGTTTCCGTGGACGAGGGGGAGTTCCGGGAAGAAATGCGCAAGCAGAAGGAGCGCGCCCGGGCGGCGAGCAAGCAGCTCGCCTCCACCCTGTCGGGGACGCTCTACACGGAGCTGTCGGAAACGCTCGGCAGCACCGTCTTCGATGGCTATGACCGGACTGAGGCAACCTCGGAGGTGAAGGCTCTCGTCATCGAGGGCGCCGCCGTGACGAGCGTCGAGGAGGGAGACGTCGTTGAGGTGGTGCTCGCCCGGACACCCTTCTACGGCGAGCGGGGCGGTCAGGTGGGCGACCGGGGTGTGCTGGAAGGCCCCTCGGGGCGGATCGTCGTGGAGGACACGGTGATCGCCGCGGGAACGCTCACGGTCCACAGGGGTCGGGTTGTCTCCGGGACCGTCTCCGTAGGGGACTCCGTGACGGCGCGGATCGACGTGGAGCGCCGCACCGCGATCCGGCGTCATCACACGGCGACTCACCTGCTCCACGAGGCTCTGATTCGCGTGCTCGGTGAACATGTCCGCCAGGCGGGTTCTCTCGTCTCGCCGGAGCTGCTCCGCTTCGACTTCACCCACTTCGCTCCGGTAACTCTACGGGAACTCGAACGGGTGGAGCGGATCGTGAACGCCCAGATCCTGGAGAACGAGGATCTCCGGGTGGCTCACACCACCCTGGACGAGGCGAAAAAACAGGGCGCCAAGGCGCTCTTCGACGAGAAGTACGGCGAGGAGGTGCGGGTGATCTCTATTCCCGGCTTCTCCACGGAACTCTGCGGTGGTGTCCACGTGGATGCCACAGGGGATATCGGCTTCTTCAAGATTCTGCGCGAGGAGGGTATCGGTGCTGGAGTGCGCCGCATCACCGCCGTGGCGGGAATGCCCGCAGTGGAGCAGGCCCTCGACACGGCCCGCGTGGTGTCCGAGCTGGAGCTGCGTCTCGGCGGCGATCCGGACCAGTTCGTCGCGAAGGTGGAGGCTCTTCAGGACGAGGTGAAGCACCTCCAGAAAGCCCTGGCGGAGGAGCGTCTCCGAGTGCATCTCGCTCGGGTGGAGAGTCTGGTGGCCGCCAGAAGGGACGTGGCGGGGATCTCCGTCGTAACGGGACTCTTCCGGAATGTGGACGATCAGTTGCTCCGCTCCGTGGGTGACCGGATCAAGGCCGCGCTCTCCCCGGTGCTCGTGGTCTTCGCGGGCGTGACGGAGGAAAAGGTCCTTTTCGTGGCCATGGCGGATGACGCGGCGGTGCAGAAGGGCGTCCACGCGGGGAACGTGGTGCGGGACATCTCCCGGATCGCCGGCGGTGGTGGCGGCGGGCGCGCACAAACCGCCCAGGCGGGCGGCAAGGATCCCGCCAAGGCGGAAGAGGCGTTGGCGGCAGTCCAGGCTGTGGTGGAAAAGCTCGTCTCCGGAAAATGA
- a CDS encoding adenosylhomocysteinase, with the protein MTTSRIADPSLAPSGANKIRWAWQYMPVLSLLAKKYRDEKPLVGCRLVACLHLEAKTACLLRTLKELGAEVVAAGSNPLSTQDDVCAALVEEGVHVFSRRGMTSEEYFDSLRDALRGGADVLIDDGCDLVAMVHEEFPELIPRIRGGCEETTTGVKRLRALDREGRLQFPMIAVNDAYSKYLFDNRYGTGQSVLDALLRTTNLLIAGRTVVVAGYGWCGKGVATRARGMGATVVVVEVDPHRALEALMDGHHVAPMMEAARLGDVFVTVTGNTRVIRGEHMAVMKDGAILANAGHFDVEISIPDLEGLSERWESFRPNVRTYVLKDGRHLHLLGEGRLVNLAAGDGHPVEIMDLSFAVQLLSALYIWTTRLAPGVSNVPEELDLQVGRLKLESLGIALDELTEEQRLYLDSWKED; encoded by the coding sequence ATGACGACAAGCCGTATCGCCGATCCTTCCCTCGCTCCCTCCGGGGCGAACAAGATCCGCTGGGCCTGGCAATACATGCCGGTCCTTTCGCTGCTAGCGAAGAAATACCGGGACGAGAAACCCCTTGTGGGATGTCGCCTCGTTGCCTGTCTCCACCTGGAGGCCAAGACGGCCTGCCTGCTCCGGACCCTGAAGGAGCTGGGTGCGGAGGTGGTCGCTGCGGGAAGCAATCCTCTCTCCACCCAGGACGACGTGTGCGCTGCCCTGGTGGAGGAGGGTGTGCACGTGTTCAGCAGGCGGGGCATGACTTCCGAGGAGTATTTCGATTCCCTTCGGGATGCGTTGCGCGGCGGCGCGGACGTGCTCATCGACGACGGGTGCGACCTGGTCGCCATGGTTCACGAGGAGTTTCCCGAGCTGATCCCCCGTATCCGGGGCGGCTGCGAGGAGACCACCACGGGGGTGAAGCGCCTGCGCGCTCTGGATCGGGAGGGACGTCTCCAGTTTCCCATGATCGCCGTGAACGACGCCTACAGCAAATATCTTTTCGACAACCGGTACGGAACGGGGCAGTCCGTTCTCGACGCGCTGCTGCGTACCACGAATCTGCTCATTGCGGGCCGTACCGTGGTTGTTGCGGGGTACGGTTGGTGCGGCAAGGGTGTCGCCACGAGAGCCCGGGGGATGGGCGCCACGGTGGTGGTGGTGGAAGTGGATCCCCACCGTGCTCTGGAGGCCCTCATGGATGGACATCACGTTGCTCCCATGATGGAGGCGGCTCGCCTGGGGGATGTCTTCGTCACCGTCACGGGGAACACCCGGGTGATTCGGGGTGAGCACATGGCGGTCATGAAGGACGGCGCGATTCTGGCCAACGCGGGGCACTTCGATGTGGAGATCTCCATTCCCGATCTGGAGGGACTGTCGGAGAGGTGGGAGAGCTTTCGCCCCAACGTGCGGACCTATGTGCTCAAGGATGGACGGCACCTCCACCTGCTCGGCGAGGGACGGCTGGTGAATCTCGCCGCCGGCGATGGCCACCCCGTGGAGATCATGGATCTCAGCTTCGCCGTGCAGCTCCTGTCTGCGCTCTATATCTGGACCACCCGACTCGCCCCGGGGGTGAGCAATGTGCCGGAGGAGCTGGATCTGCAGGTGGGCCGGCTCAAGCTGGAGAGCCTTGGCATTGCTCTGGACGAGCTGACGGAGGAGCAGCGACTCTACCTCGACAGCTGGAAGGAAGACTAG
- the nusB gene encoding transcription antitermination factor NusB — protein sequence MERHLLPQRRRRSREIALQLLYTLDLRPDELPASVLETFPMDSEDPEVVRYAKELVFGVWSERVAIDTLIRTYIVNWRPERMVVVDRVAVRMALYEGFIAKTTPLAVAISEAVELVKVFGTEESGRFVNGVLGRIVRALEGLGDEGERKKRDEGVPEDISHGE from the coding sequence GTGGAAAGACATTTGCTGCCCCAGAGAAGACGCAGATCCAGGGAGATCGCCCTGCAGCTTCTCTACACGCTGGATCTGCGCCCGGATGAACTGCCCGCATCGGTGCTGGAAACGTTTCCCATGGATTCGGAGGATCCGGAGGTCGTCCGGTACGCGAAGGAGCTCGTTTTCGGAGTCTGGTCCGAACGGGTCGCCATCGACACTCTGATTCGCACCTACATCGTGAACTGGCGCCCCGAACGCATGGTCGTCGTGGACCGCGTGGCGGTCCGGATGGCTCTGTACGAGGGTTTCATTGCGAAGACGACGCCCCTCGCCGTGGCGATCTCCGAGGCGGTGGAGCTGGTCAAGGTCTTCGGCACCGAGGAATCGGGACGTTTCGTGAACGGCGTGCTGGGGCGCATCGTCCGTGCCCTGGAGGGACTCGGCGACGAAGGGGAGAGAAAGAAACGAGATGAGGGAGTTCCAGAAGACATTTCTCACGGTGAGTGA